The following are from one region of the Trichoderma breve strain T069 chromosome 5, whole genome shotgun sequence genome:
- a CDS encoding alpha/beta hydrolase fold domain-containing protein, with protein MPLPITPAQEATISPQAVEFLSAAEGIPIEAIQAVTVTRQAFHAAEEPVEESLIEKFNLKTENITMGGIPVLIISPSSPDPKYQGRVIFDIHGGGFVMVYSVDYDLSPEVKYPIAIEQCLTVYREMIVKFGAKNIVGLSSSAGGQIMLSLIVRAQREGLELPAALAFYTPNTDLSGVGDSNVFNDGRDLVDNHVLVGAMSALYAGGVDLKDELLSPVYAELSGPFPPTVINTGTRDILLSQCVRLYWKLREAGGKTELLVSEGMWHGFNWELELPEGIRARKAVYSFIKSVLDGM; from the exons ATGCCTCTTCCCATCACCCCAGCACAAGAAGCAACCATCAGCCCTCAGGCTGTCGAGTTTCTCTCCGCGGCGGAGGGTATCCCGATAGAAGCCATTCAGGCAGTAACCGTGACTCGGCAGGCGTTTCATGCTGCGGAAGAGCCGGTGGAAGAAAGTCTCATTGAGAAGTTCAATCTCAAAACAGAGAATATCACCATGGGTGGCATTCCCGTCCTTATTATCAGCCCTTCCTCGCCAGATCCCAAATATCAGGGACGAGTTATCTTCGACATTCACGGAGGAGGCTTTGTCATGG TCTACTCTGTCGATTATGATCTTTCTCCCGAAGTCAAATatcccatcgccatcgaACAATGTCTCACTGTTTACCGTGAGATGATTGTCAAGTTTGGTGCCAAGAACATTGTCGGCCTGAGCAGCTCTGCTGGCGGCCAAATCATGCTCTCACTTATTGTGAGGGCGCAGCGCGAAGGTCTTGAACTGCCCGCTGCTTTGGCCTTTTACACTCCAAACACTGATCTCTCGGGTGTTGGAGACTCGAATGTTTTCAATGATGGCCGTGACCTAGTCGATAACCATGTACTTGTTGGCGCAATGAGCGCTCTATACGCTGGTGGAGTGGATCTAAAGGACGAGCTATTATCACCAGTCTACGCCGAACTGAGCGGGCCTTTTCCGCCTACAGTCATCAACACCGGTACTAGGGACATACTTTTGAGCCAGTGTGTGAGATTGTATTGGAAGTTGCGGGAGGCCGGGGGTAAAACGGAACTGCTCGTATCTGAGGGTATGTGGCATGGGTTCAACTGGGAATTGGAACTGCCTGAGGGAATCCGCGCACGAAAGGCCGTATACAGTTTCATCAAAAGCGTTTTGGATGGAATGTAA
- a CDS encoding NACHT domain-containing protein yields the protein MATNGGKKIVPEDLESDNRDVADLWKQALKQYKGIVGFDLQPKFNNVQAMIDFGTSEMNSFHKFRHNSKKVDKLRSLFAANIDYIEKGAQQLISAAVPAFPPAAAIGTAITYLLSACKQVSADYDVVVVFFDDMNSFLERVVILETRLPSHKAYQNCLMDVFTSFLTLTGYAHKYIELGRFKKWITNLIGGEDSDLGGARKKMDKDLTRLQNATEFAILGNSEELKKMNTELQNNQEAHTRMLEEQKEMMFSISQDTGSIRSDVAKLLKAFTEQNAKHDHKGKPSTQDAGKPASANRVRNRMPDVEGDGHEYAILKETLIPDTCTWVFSQQEWEDWVKQDEDVSVLKPVLALAGLPGTGKSHLAAAVHDKLYSLAKEDSSQRTCVAHFYFREQRKDLGLFRSGLITTINQIVEQSVPLCERINAEMVRDEVFYNVFEWRDLLLKILGPSFSNDSPNRLFVLFDGLDELIDFPQFLEFVKLVRQEKFRISIVVTSRPDLLQKLSEQAEVSTIEVTKEKQLQDFKTLAWHRINDLNYLKKFTRYVQQRIAEKVEEASPNLLYAEHTLERLNALGREGAALQVLAQPMPENLHGVYEIMLDECQRRMPADRQQIAAKLLHWIAFSYRVLTLDEVTSLLVYLSKDDSFTLEEIPEVASKFLQIGDPAFEAQTREIAHRDTSTGSIEDLEKAETASDNQDDVYNDGALPVKFKERSMRAFFRDASDVDSKWHLKASEAHRQIFLAGVDLVKPEPLGPGHPIKEGLRLYAAYRLLSHFVELNLEEHTPQEKAEVMEGLAMALSHTDFADTLSRTGMTYNRGIKSLVNDRVALWAESLKIPEITSLLSPDAAAWWADVAIDSRRCRYGMVRGYVSRIYTAANLEEVLSAYKLLYGLLGVSGLDELLVDKAKANFPDEASAPAPSSNDPPTDDSGNAANQATGELGEEKSSLGLPGIFSDLEMDGTAYRAVGELFFHYSHYKAADLMCKKAYDICHSGDDNVEKFKISILHSKVLLKLHEKDKAFETILERVKDIETVDVPTALKRAALLAKAEVETKLKMRQAAAESYTKAKSIDPTGMTTGDALVKEIELFEKVDDYAGYFRTLKSWSPIDRLTWMAWNYCYDGRERHDTLRSLAIKEGEAEFLIEIYKNAIQFLDRLNSGAPLRLELAVTYFRAAGDLENARKYLDDIFNTTSGGYPYSITDEQPQTMLQRAVDVMSDVLYEIFRSSRDPKVKLEALEALKGLMDRPLSLSVPIYTALDLVHRRIVIASMCLKMGQGSEFQERLQSVFNDCFAGLSDKVSWNDGQNLEKLGHALMILSKAVPDGQDIQRYARIVISAMFSKITTASEEEDGLSSESDESGDEESDSSDDEDDTPPEGVDEGDLGNPDIVVYSCDGGICTPTAGYAWWGDSVVHYCAECSTTLVCEICYNARHTPEKVGSPNVMHFCDKRHNYIKLPVEGWRGIKDGVMRVDGEEPVKFESFLNRLQNEICKDAWDRFWTGA from the exons ATGGCGACCAACGGGGGGAAGAAGATAGTGCCGGAAGACCTGGAGAGTGATAATCGCGATGTTGCCGACTTGTGGAAGCAAGCACTCAAGCAGTACAAAGGCATCGTGGGCTTCGACTTGCAGCCCAAGTTTAACAATGTTCAGGCCATGATAGACTTTGGCACGAGCGAAATGAATTCTTTTCACAAATTTCGACACAATAGCAAAAAAGTGGACAAGCTCCGCAGCCTTTTTGCTGCCAACATCGATTACATTGAGAAAGGCGCCCAGCAGCTCATCAGCGCTGCTGTTCCTGCAtttcctccagctgctgctattggCACGGCTATTACATATCTTCTTTCA GCCTGCAAACAAGTTTCAGCTGACTATGATGTCGTCGTTGTCTTCTTTGACGATATGAATAGCTTTTTAGAGCGCGTCGTCATATTGGAGACTCGCCTTCCATCACATAAGGCCTATCAGAATTGTCTCATGGACGTCTTTACGTCCTTCTTGACGTTGACAGGCTATGCGCACAAGTATATAGAGCTTGGCCGTTTTA AGAAATGGATCACCAATTTaattggaggagaagatagCGATTTGGGTGGTGCccggaagaagatggacaaggaTCTGACGAGGCTGCAGAATGCGACAGAGTTTGCGATCCTAGGCAACAGTGAAGAGCTTAAGAAAATGAATACAGAGCTCCAGAACAACCAGGAGGCACACACCAGAATGCTCGAGGAgcagaaggagatgatgttcTCAATTAGTCAAGATACTGGGAGCATTCGCAGCGATGTcgccaagctgctcaaggccTTTACGGAACAGAACGCAAAGCATGATCACAAAGGAAAGCCATCGACTCAGGATGCAGGAAAGCCAGCATCCGCCAATAGAGTACGAAACAGAATGCCGGATGTTGAGGGAGATGGCCATGAATACGCAATCCTGAAAGAGACTCTGATCCCAGACACTTGTACCTGGGTCTTTTCTCAACAAGAGTGGGAAGACTGGGTGaaacaagacgaagatgtCAGTGTGCTGAAGCCAGTTCTTGCTTTAGCAGGACTACCAGGCACCGGTAAGAGCCATCTAGCTGCGGCGGTGCACGACAAGCTCTACAGCTTGGCAAAGGAGGACTCAAGTCAGCGCACCTGTGTCGCACATTTTTACTTCCGAGAGCAGCGCAAAGACTTGGGCCTCTTCAGAAGCGGACTGATTACCACTATCAACCAGATAGTTGAGCAGAGTGTGCCGCTCTGTGAGAGGATCAACGCAGAGATGGTCCGCGACGAGGTTTTCTATAATGTCTTTGAGTGGAGAGACTTACTCCTCAAGATTCTAGGCCCTTCGTTCAGCAATGACTCCCCGAACCGTctttttgtcctttttgATGGCCTGGATGAATTGATTGACTTCCCTCAATTCCTTGAATTTGTCAAGCTTGTCAGGCAGGAGAAGTTCAGAATATCGATTGTCGTCACCTCTCGCCCCGACCTGTTGCAGAAATTGTCCGAGCAGGCAGAAGTCAGCACCATCGAAGTCACAAAGGAGAAACAATTGCAGGACTTCAAGACGCTCGCATGGCATCGAATTAACGATCTGAACTACCTCAAGAAGTTTACACGTTACGTCCAACAGAGAATTGCAGAAAAGGTGGAAGAGGCATCACCTA ACTTGTTATATGCTGAGCACACTCTAGAGCGACTCAATGCTCTCGGCCGTGAAGGTGCAGCTCTTCAGGTGCTAGCGCAACCAATGCCAGAGAACTTGCATGGCGTATACGAGATCATGTTGGACGAATGCCAACGTCGAATGCCTGCTGACCGTCAACAAATTGCGGCCAAGCTGCTCCATTGGATTGCTTTCTCATATCGCGTCCTGACTCTCGATGAAGTAACGTCGCTGCTGGTCTATCTATCTAAAGATGACAGCTTTACACTCGAGGAAATTCCTGAAGTTGCATCCAAGTTTCTCCAGATTGGAGACCCCGCCTTTGAGGCTCAAACACGAGAAATAGCTCATAGAGATACTTCTACTGGTTCTATCGAGGACCTCGAAAAGGCGGAAACAGCATCCGATAACCAAGATGATGTCTATAATGATGGCGCTTTACCTGTCAAGTTCAAAGAGAGGTCAATGCGTGCATTCTTTAGGGATGCATCCGATGTGGACTCTAAATGGCATTTGAAAGCATCAGAAGCGCATCGCCAGATATTTTTGGCCGGTGTTGACCTAGTCAAGCCGGAACCTCTGGGGCCAGGCCACCCGATTAAAGAAGGTCTACGGCTATATGCTGCCTATCGCCTCCTCTCGCATTTCGTCGAGCTCAATTTGGAGGAGCACACGCCTCAAGAGAAAGCCGAGGTTATGGAAGGGCTTGCCATGGCGTTATCACACACCGACTTTGCAGACACACTCAGTCGCACGGGAATGACATATAACAGGGGCATCAAGAGTCTTGTAAACGACAGAGTTGCTCTCTGGGCCGAATCCCTCAAAATTCCAGAAATTACGTCTCTCTTGAGCCCTGATGCAGCCGCATGGTGGGCAGATGTTGCCATAGATTCCCGAAGATGCAGATATGGGATGGTTAGGGGGTACGTTAGCCGCATCTATACTGCGGCGAACCTTGAAGAAGTATTAAGTGCATATAAGCTTCTCTATGGACTTTTGGGCGTT TCTGGACTTGATGAGCTCCTGGTTGACAAAGCTAAAGCCAACTTCCCAGACGAGGCTTCGGCACCAGCACCGTCAAGCAATGATCCACCCACTGACGATAGCGGAAATGCTGCGAATCAAGCCACGGGAGAATtaggggaagaaaagagctcACTGGGCTTGCCAGGAATCTTCAGTGATCTCGAGATGGACGGAACGGCTTACCGAGCTGTGGGAGAGCTATTCTTCCATTATAGCCATTACAAAGCAGCTGATTTGATGTGCAAAAAGGCATATGATATCTGTCATTCCGGAGACGATAATGTGGAAAAGTTCAAGATATCAATCCTGCACTCCAAGGTCCTGTTGAAGCTACACGAAAAAGACAAGGCTTTCGAAACTATTTTGGAGCGTGTCAAGGACATTGAAACGGTCGATGTCCCTACGGCCTTGAAGCGCGCAGCTCTCTTAGCAAAGGCTGAAGTTGAGACAAAGCTGAAGATGCGGCAAGCCGCAGCCGAATCTTACACCAAGGCAAAGTCGATCGATCCAACTGGAATGACTACGGGAGATGCTCTTGTGAAAGAAATTGAGCTTTTCGAGAAGGTTGATGATTACGCTGGGTATTTTCGAACACTGAAAAGTTGGAGCCCTATTGATAGGCTAACTTGGATGGCGTGGAACTATTGCTATGATGGCCGTGAGCGACACGACACGCTTCGCTCTCTTGCAATCAAGGAGGGCGAAGCAGAGTTTCTCATCGAAATCTATAAGAACGCAATCCAGTTTCTTGATCGGCTCAACTCTGGCGCCCCATTGCGTCTTGAGTTGGCAGTGACGTACTTTAGGGCAGCAGGGGATCTTGAGAATGCTCGCAAATATTTGGACGACATATTCAACACTACATCCGGCGGATACCCGTATTCTATTACAGACGAGCAACCTCAAACAATGCTCCAAAGGGCTGTTGACGTTATGTCAGACGTTCTGTACGAAATTTTCCGCAGCTCTCGCGATCCCAAAGTCAAGCTAGAGGCTCTTGAGGCACTCAAAGGTCTAATGGATAGGCCACTCTCTTTATCTGTACCGATCTATACAGCTCTAGACCTTGTACATCGTCGCATCGTTATTGCGTCAATGTGCCTGAAAATGGGTCAAGGTAGCGAGTTCCAGGAGCGACTCCAGAGCGTTTTCAATGACTGCTTCGCCGGCCTGAGCGATAAAGTCTCTTGGAACGATGGGCAAAATTTGGAAAAGCTGGGCCATGCACTTATGATACTGAGCAAAGCCGTTCCGGACGGGCAGGATATCCAGCGATATGCGCGAATTGTGATATCAGCCATGTTTTCCAAAATCACGACCGCttcagaggaggaagacgggTTGAGCTCCGAATCGGATGAATccggtgatgaagaaagtGACAgcagcgatgatgaagatgatacACCGCCCGAAGGAGTG GATGAAGGAGACCTGGGCAACCCCGACATTGTTGTATACAGCTGCGACGGAGGCATCTGCACTCCCACAGCTGGGTACGCCTGGTGGGGAGATTCTGTGGTCCATTACTGTGCCGAATGCTCCACCACATTGGTTTGTGAAATCTGCTACAACGCGAGACACACTCCCGAGAAGGTTGGATCGCCAAATGTGATGCATTTTTGCGACAAGAGGCATAATTACATCAAGTTGCCTGTGGAGGGCTGGCGAGGCATCAAGGATGGCGTTATGAGGGTGGATGGGGAGGAGCCAGTGAAGTTTGAGAGCTTTCTGAACCGCTTACAGAATGAGATTTGCAAGGATGCTTGGGATCGGTTCTGGACCGGCGCCTGA
- a CDS encoding methyltransferase domain-containing protein, with amino-acid sequence MVAQKVTSGELLEKVREIFCDVTGLDADEVEEDSELDELGVDTILAKELARKLSGFSGRTVESSRILESENFISVVHYIQSILDVGNETTSGNDKETPSRKQAKDPRSAATNDTLAASVIQEAFSSTKQITDELIVDGHMGNYCGEVMPRSTELCIAYLVEAFEQLGCSIRSAKPGDKLKRVPYLPKYDKFMELFYELLREQALIEMDGSEIVRASQNCPAKPATELLEDLLQDEPSHAPEFNLVQVTGPSLADCLSGKQDGIALIFGTAQGRQRVSDLYALSPINRVWIHQLAYFLEQLVKRVPQNGQPLRIMELGAGTGGTTSTVIPVLARLGVPIFKVVDVESQPNPELLRSQHIILSTACIHATRSLPVSLKNIYSMLRPDGFVMLLEQTQQIPWVDFVFGLLEGWWLFEDGRHHALAPVTHWEKIMKQVGFGHVDWTAGERPEAGLQRLIIGYAS; translated from the exons atggtAGCTCAAAAGGTAACGAGCGGAGAGTTACTCGAGAAAGTTCGTGAAATTTTCTGTGATGTTACTGGTTTAGATGCGGACGAAGTCGAGGAGGACTCAGAACTAGATGAGCTTGGAGTCGACACTATCTTGGCCAAAGAGCTGGCACGGAAGCTCAGTGGATTCTCTGGTCGCACGGTAGAGAGCAGCCGGATCCTGGAATCGGAAAATTTTATAAGTGTTGTTCACTACATACAGTCCATTCTCGACGTTGGAAATGAAACAACAAGTGGCAATGACAAAGAGACACCATCCAGAAAACAGGCAAAGGACCCAAGGTCCGCTGCCACCAATGATACTCTTGCAGCTTCTGTAATTCAAGAGGCATTCAGTTCAACAAAGCAAATCACAGATGAACTCATTGTCGATGGCCATATGGGGAATTACTGTGGCGAGGTGATGCCCAGATCAACAGAGCTCTGCATAGCATATCTGGTTGAGGCATTCGAGCAGCTTGGCTGTAGCATCCGGTCAGCGAAGCCAGGAGATAAGCTCAAGCGCGTTCCATATTTACCGAAATATGACAAATTCATGGAGCTCTTCTATGAACTGCTTCGCGAACAAGCTCTGATAGAAATGGATGGGTCCGAAATTGTCCGAGCATCACAAAATTGTCCAGCCAAACCAGCGACCGAATTACTCGAAGATTTACTTCAAGATGAGCCCTCTCATGCACCAGAGTTTAATCTCGTACAGGTGACTGGACCATCATTAGCTGATTGCCTATCTGGCAAGCAAGATGGGATCGCACTTATCTTCGGCACAGCCCAGGGCCGTCAACGGGTTTCAGATCTCTATGCCCTATCTCCAATCAATCGCGTCTGGATACATCAGCTTGCCTATTTCCTGGAACAGCTCGTTAAGAGAGTGCCTCAAAATGGGCAACCGCTAAGAATCATGGAGCTGGGAGCGGGCACCGGCGGCACAACATCGACGGTGATACCTGTCTTGGCACGGCTCGGAGTGCCTATC TTCAAGGTGGTCGATGTTGAATCACAACCTAACCCGGAGCTGTTACGCAGTCAACACATCATTCTCTCTACAGCGTGCATCCATGCGACGCGGAGCCTTCCAGTCTCCCTGAAAAATATTTATAGTATGTTGCGACCGGACGGGTTTGTGATGCTTTTGGAGCAGACACAACAAATTCCATGGGTGGACTTCGTCTTTGGGCTCCTGGAAGGCTGGTGGTTGTTTGAAGATGGGCGTCATCATGCACTTGCGCCTGTTACTCATTGGGAGAAAATAATGAAGCAAGTGGGCTTCGGCCATGTGGACTGGACGGCAGGGGAGCGTCCAGAAGCAGGATTGCAGCGCTTGATTATTGGGTATGCGAGTTAG
- a CDS encoding short chain dehydrogenase domain-containing protein, with product MKGVFLDTVRTSNATLKALGPGLVAVFVGGTSGIGESILKAFVGATAASKVYVVGRSQDAANRIIKECREVNETSEVEFLQADVSEIANVDRVCSDIIQREKRLNLLVLTTGILTVDGRNESPEGLDRKMAVHYYSRMRFISNLLPLLTSSASSSQLSRVMTVLGAGIGNRMIESDLDLKSNFSLSNCGAHCGVMTDLMLERFAATWKGTAFVHTAPGVVKTNLGSGLPTYLRAAFKVAGPLLAPWTVGLQETGERHLFMATSNRYPPSELPNDSSCGAPTEKNGVAEGSDGARGSGAYLLNWDGQIQKQNRDLLEEYRRTGMVERIWKHTMAVFDSCSKDRNSE from the exons ATGAAAGGTGTTTTCCTGGACACTGTCCGCACTTCCAATGCTACCCTCAAGGCCCTCGGCCCAGGGCTTGTTGCCGTATTTGTTGGGGGCACAAGCGGTATCGGAGAGTCAATCTTGAAGGCATTCGTGGGCGCTactgcagcatcaaaggTCTACGTTGTAGGTCGAagccaagatgctgctaATCGCATTATAAAAGAGTGCCGAGAAGTCAACGAGACGAGCGAGGTGGAATTCTTACAAGCCGACGTCTCTGAGATAGCAAACGTTGACCGCGTCTGTTCCGATATTATCCAAAGAGAGAAGCGGTTGAATCTGCTAGTGTTAACGACGGGAATATTGACTGTTGACGGCAGAAACG AATCACCTGAAGGTCTCGATCGTAAAATGGCCGTCCACTATTACTCTCGCATGCGTTTCATCTCGAATTTGCTCCCACTTCTCACAAGCTCTGCGTCATCTTCCCAGCTGTCCCGCGTCATGACAGTGTTGGGTGCTGGCATCGGGAACCGCATGATAGAGAGTGATCTTGATCTGAAGTCCAACTTTTCTCTATCTAATTGCGGCGCACACTGCGGTGTAATGACGGATTTAATGCTCGAGAGATTCGCCGCTACATGGAAAGGAACAGCGTTTGTTCACACGGCTCCTGGTGTGGTAAAAACAAACCTCGGATCAGGATTGCCGACCTATTTACGAGCTGCTTTCAAAGTTGCGGGGCCATTGCTAGCTCCATGGACAGTTGGACTACAGGAGACAGGAGAGAGGCATTTGTTCATGGCGACTTCGAACCGATATCCCCCATCGGAGCTTCCGAACGACTCTAGCTGCGGCGCGCCGACTGAGAAGAATGGTGTGGCCGAGGGAAGCGATGGAGCCAGAGGGTCGGGGGCTTATTTACTGAATTGGGATGGACAGATACAGAAGCAGAATAGGGACCTACTGGAAGAATATCGGCGAACAGGCATGGTAGAGAGGATATGGAAGCACACAATGGCTGTATTTGACAGCTGCAGTAAAGACAGAAATAGCGAATGA
- a CDS encoding o-methyltransferase domain-containing protein — MAQSDLTLESLAARVVGLTTTLTTALQERNSPQPSFSEDAPDLLSPAPEVQGPRLQLVETLTKMLHLATGPTEYLIQQCLFPNADGLILDFLNRFDIWHLVPLNGSSSYAEIAAAIQLPEVTVRRFLKQALTMFFFLEEAPGSDRIVHSAASAYVARDAARSAFIGHCMEDVRPAATVGVDALQKFYVGHKTHSEEEEHCPQYLASDRGKRFALAMKALSQTQLTAQVLEKFDWESLGNATVVDVGGSTGHISLLLAKAHPKLKLIVQDFPDVEPSFNEVITSTEHASRISFNAYNFFEPQTLTADAYLFKSIFHDWSDKYVVQILRNLLPVLKSGVHIIIFDNIIPPDHDEQGKPVVPLSTRRLLGAVDLQMFVNHNSKERKASDWTEVVKRADSRFDLKGFYTVVGSPMGIIDIVFNA; from the exons ATGGCCCAATCAGACCTTACACTCGAGAGCCTTGCCGCTCGTGTTGTTGGTTTGACAACTACTCTGACCACTGCGCTTCAGGAACGCAACAGTCCGCAGCCATCATTCTCTGAAGATGCTCCCGACCTCCTTTCGCCTGCTCCCGAGGTGCAGGGTCCTCGATTGCAGCTTGTCGAAACTCTGACGAAGATGCTACATCTAGCTACTGGGCCAACTGAATACTTGATCCAGCAGTGTCTTTTT CCGAATGCCGACGGACTGATACTGGACTTTCTCAATCGTTTCGATATCTGGCATCTTGTCCCGCTAAACGGTTCTAGCAGCTATGCTGAGATTGCCGCTGCTATCCAGCTTCCCGAAGTGACAGTCCGTCGGTTCTTGAAGCAAGCGCTCACcatgttctttttccttgaagaagcgccCGGATCAGATCGTATCGTGcattcagcagcatctgcttACGTTGCTCGCGACGCCGCCAGAAGTGCATTCATAGGACACTGCATGGAAGACGTGCGTCCCGCTGCTACAGTCGGAGTAGACGCTCTCCAGAAGTTTTACGTCGGACATAAAACACAtagcgaggaagaagagcattgTCCCCAATATTTGGCAAGCGACAGAGGGAAG CGATTCGCTTTAGCCATGAAGGCATTATCTCAGACGCAACTGACGGCTCAGGTACTCGAAAAGTTTGACTGGGAGAGTCTTGGAAATGCCACTGTGGTAGAT GTTGGCGGATCGACGGGACACATCAGTCTTCTACTTGCAAAAGCCCATCCTAAGCTGAAACTGATTGTTCAAGACTTTCCAGATGTCGAACCCAGTTTTAATGAGGTAATAACTTCAACCGAACACGCATCACGCATCTCATTCAATGCGTACAATTTCTTCGAACCACAAACTCTCACAGCCGATGCCTATCTATTTAAGTCGATTTTCCATGACTGGTCCGACAAATACGTAGTGCAGATCTTACGGAACTTACTTCCGGTGCTCAAGTCTGGAGTGCACATCATCATTTTTGACAATATTATTCCCCCAGATCATGATGAGCAAGGCAAGCCCGTAGTACCGCTCTCAACCCGAAGACTTCTCGGAGCTGTCGATTTACAGATGTTTGTAAACCACAATTCGAAAGAGCGCAAGGCGTCAGATTGGACTGAAGTCGTCAAGCGTGCTGATAGTCGCTTTGACCTGAAAGGGTTCTATACTGTGGTCGGATCACCAATGGGGATCATCGACATTGTCTTCAACGCATAG